A section of the Pseudomonas lini genome encodes:
- a CDS encoding PHP domain-containing protein, producing the protein MNVDLHCHSTASDGALAPAVLVARAFEKGVRVLALTDHDTLEGLDEARSAATALGMQLVNGVELSCTWGGATIHVLGYGFDVNAPPLVEAIAKLHDGRWLRSEEISRKLALKGMPGALDGARSIQQELGDSGNAPARPHFADWMVREGFVKDRAEAFRKWLGAGKLGDVKQHWPTLEDTVETLRAAGAWVSLAHPWHYDFTRSKRRRLIADYIQAGGHAIEVVNGHQPAEQVGSLAILAREFGLLVSAGSDFHGPGGWSEIGEYRPLPEDLPPLWCRFKHDPIIAVV; encoded by the coding sequence GTGAATGTTGATTTGCACTGCCATAGCACGGCTTCCGATGGCGCCCTGGCGCCTGCGGTACTGGTTGCGCGTGCGTTCGAGAAAGGCGTGCGAGTCCTGGCCTTGACCGATCACGACACCCTTGAAGGCCTCGACGAGGCCCGCAGCGCCGCGACGGCGCTGGGGATGCAACTGGTTAATGGCGTCGAATTGTCCTGCACCTGGGGTGGGGCGACCATTCACGTTTTGGGCTACGGTTTCGACGTCAATGCGCCGCCATTGGTCGAGGCCATCGCAAAATTGCACGATGGCCGCTGGTTACGGTCCGAAGAAATAAGCCGCAAGTTGGCGTTGAAAGGCATGCCGGGGGCGCTTGACGGCGCCCGGTCCATTCAACAGGAGCTGGGCGACAGCGGTAATGCGCCGGCCCGTCCGCACTTCGCCGACTGGATGGTGCGCGAAGGTTTCGTCAAGGATCGCGCCGAAGCGTTCCGCAAATGGCTGGGCGCCGGCAAACTGGGAGACGTCAAACAACACTGGCCGACCCTGGAAGACACCGTCGAAACCCTGCGCGCCGCGGGTGCCTGGGTCAGCCTGGCGCATCCCTGGCACTACGATTTCACTCGCAGCAAGCGTCGTCGCCTGATTGCCGACTATATTCAAGCAGGGGGCCACGCGATAGAAGTGGTCAATGGCCATCAACCCGCCGAACAGGTGGGCAGCCTGGCGATTCTAGCCCGTGAGTTTGGTCTGCTGGTCAGCGCCGGCAGTGATTTTCATGGCCCTGGAGGCTGGTCCGAGATCGGTGAATACCGCCCGCTCCCGGAGGATCTGCCACCACTGTGGTGTCGATTCAAACATGACCCAATTATTGCCGTCGTCTGA
- a CDS encoding ScpA family protein, with translation MVYGQAVMEMPLDLYIPPDALEVFLEAFEGPLDLLLYLIRKQNINILDIPVAEITRQYMGYVELMQSVRLELAAEYLVMAAMLAEIKSRMLLPRAETIEDEEDDPRAELIRRLQEYERFKAAAEGIDGLSRVGRDVVVPKLDAPEARARKLLPDVRLEELLMSMAEVLRRGDMFESHQVSREALSTRERMSDVLERLKGGGFVPFVELFTAEEGRLGVVVTFMAILELVKESLVELVQNEPFAAIHVRARAE, from the coding sequence ATGGTCTATGGCCAGGCGGTCATGGAAATGCCGCTGGACCTGTACATCCCGCCGGATGCGCTCGAGGTCTTTCTTGAGGCCTTCGAAGGCCCGCTCGACTTGCTGCTGTACCTGATCCGCAAACAGAACATAAACATCCTCGACATCCCGGTGGCGGAAATCACCCGTCAGTACATGGGCTACGTCGAGTTGATGCAGTCGGTGCGCCTGGAGCTGGCCGCCGAGTACCTGGTGATGGCCGCAATGCTGGCCGAGATCAAGTCGCGGATGCTGTTGCCTCGTGCCGAAACGATCGAAGACGAAGAGGACGATCCTCGCGCCGAGTTGATCCGCCGTTTGCAGGAGTACGAGCGCTTCAAGGCTGCTGCCGAAGGCATCGATGGCCTGAGCCGCGTCGGCCGCGACGTAGTGGTGCCCAAGCTCGATGCCCCGGAAGCCCGGGCGCGCAAACTGTTACCGGATGTGCGTCTGGAAGAGTTGCTGATGTCCATGGCCGAGGTCTTGCGCCGTGGCGACATGTTCGAAAGCCACCAGGTCAGCCGTGAAGCGCTGTCCACCCGCGAGCGCATGAGCGATGTGCTGGAACGGCTCAAGGGCGGTGGTTTTGTGCCCTTTGTCGAGTTGTTCACCGCTGAAGAAGGGCGCCTGGGGGTGGTGGTGACCTTTATGGCGATCCTCGAACTGGTCAAGGAATCCTTGGTCGAGCTGGTGCAGAATGAGCCGTTCGCGGCGATCCATGTCCGGGCCCGAGCCGAATAA
- a CDS encoding L-threonylcarbamoyladenylate synthase, whose amino-acid sequence MSQFFQIHPENPQARLIKQAVEIIRNGGVVIYPTDSSYAIGCQIGDKNAVERVRRLRQLDDKHNFALICSDLSQLGLFAKIDTGTFRVLKAHLPGPYTFILNATREVPRLLLHPKKRTIGLRVPSHPIALALLEELGEPLMSVTLIMPGDTDPLSDPYEMRQLLEHQVDLIIDGGFGGIKASTVISLADGEPEVIRVGCGDPTPFMAEA is encoded by the coding sequence GTGAGTCAATTTTTCCAGATTCATCCGGAAAACCCGCAAGCGCGCCTGATCAAACAGGCTGTCGAGATCATCCGCAACGGCGGGGTGGTGATTTATCCCACAGACTCTTCCTACGCCATTGGTTGCCAGATCGGCGACAAAAACGCCGTGGAGCGCGTGCGCCGGCTACGTCAGCTGGATGATAAGCATAACTTCGCGCTGATCTGCAGCGACCTGTCGCAGTTGGGGCTGTTTGCCAAGATCGACACCGGCACCTTCCGGGTGCTCAAGGCTCACTTGCCTGGCCCTTACACCTTCATTCTCAACGCCACCCGCGAAGTCCCGCGGTTGTTGCTGCACCCGAAAAAACGCACCATCGGCCTGCGTGTGCCAAGCCATCCTATTGCCCTGGCATTGCTGGAAGAACTCGGCGAGCCGCTGATGAGCGTGACCCTGATCATGCCTGGCGACACCGATCCGTTGAGCGATCCTTACGAAATGCGCCAGTTGCTCGAGCATCAGGTCGACCTGATCATCGACGGCGGTTTCGGCGGGATCAAGGCCTCCACCGTGATCAGCCTCGCCGACGGCGAACCGGAAGTCATCCGCGTCGGTTGCGGCGACCCTACGCCTTTCATGGCCGAGGCCTAG
- the scpB gene encoding SMC-Scp complex subunit ScpB, with product MNLTEPRELAPLLEAFLLASGKPQSLERLFELFEEGERPEPPVFKKALTILAKSCDGRAFELKEVASGYRLQIREKFAPWVGRLWEERPQRYSRAMLETMALIAYRQPITRGEIEDVRGVAVNSHIVKTLLEREWIRIVGYRDVPGKPAMFATTKAFLDHFNLKNLDDLPPLAELRELEPDPVLDFDDAPVPAGLQELADASAEPEEPKEETSFHTLLLELDTMEEGLKTDFDDLLRDGAVTETEGELAEPKPKPEVEVEPQVEAEAEAEAEVEPEPEPEPEPEQEDDILGVAEAREKLLAAVAALEQSKPEPELTDEEAEAKALAEAIEAERRQFED from the coding sequence ATGAACCTGACTGAACCCCGCGAGCTGGCGCCACTGCTTGAAGCCTTTCTGTTGGCCTCGGGAAAACCGCAATCGCTTGAACGCCTGTTCGAACTCTTCGAAGAAGGCGAGCGGCCCGAGCCCCCTGTTTTCAAGAAAGCGCTGACGATTCTGGCCAAATCCTGCGACGGCCGTGCTTTCGAATTGAAGGAAGTTGCCTCCGGGTATCGCCTGCAGATCCGCGAAAAGTTCGCGCCGTGGGTCGGACGTTTGTGGGAAGAGCGGCCGCAGCGCTATTCCCGCGCCATGCTCGAAACCATGGCGCTGATTGCCTATCGTCAGCCAATTACCCGGGGCGAGATCGAAGACGTGCGCGGCGTGGCCGTCAACAGCCACATCGTCAAAACCCTGCTGGAACGTGAGTGGATCCGCATCGTCGGTTACCGCGACGTACCCGGCAAACCCGCGATGTTCGCCACCACCAAGGCGTTTCTCGATCACTTCAACCTGAAGAATCTCGACGATTTGCCGCCACTCGCTGAACTGCGTGAGCTGGAACCTGATCCTGTCCTCGATTTCGACGACGCACCGGTTCCGGCCGGGTTGCAAGAACTGGCCGATGCCAGCGCTGAACCGGAGGAGCCCAAGGAAGAAACCAGTTTCCACACACTGTTGCTGGAACTGGACACCATGGAGGAGGGGCTCAAGACTGACTTCGACGATTTGCTGCGGGATGGGGCGGTGACCGAGACCGAAGGGGAGTTGGCAGAGCCTAAGCCTAAGCCTGAAGTCGAAGTTGAACCTCAGGTCGAAGCTGAAGCTGAAGCTGAAGCTGAAGTCGAACCAGAACCAGAACCAGAACCAGAACCAGAACAGGAAGATGACATTCTTGGCGTCGCCGAAGCTCGTGAAAAACTCCTGGCCGCCGTTGCCGCTCTCGAACAATCGAAACCCGAGCCCGAACTGACCGACGAAGAAGCCGAAGCCAAGGCACTGGCAGAAGCAATCGAAGCTGAGCGCCGCCAGTTCGAAGATTGA